A DNA window from Augochlora pura isolate Apur16 chromosome 9, APUR_v2.2.1, whole genome shotgun sequence contains the following coding sequences:
- the Kat80 gene encoding katanin p80 isoform X3, whose product MASSTKRSWKLQDFVAHTSNVNCLALGHKSGRVLVTGGDDKKVNLWAVGKQNCIMSLSGHTTPIECVRFGQTEDLVCAGSQTGALKIWDLEHAKLARTLTGHKAGIRCMDFHPYGELLASGSSDTAIKLWDIRRRGCIFTYKGHNRMVNSLKFSPDGQWIASAGEEGMVKLWDLRAGRQLREFSEHRGPATTVEFHPHEFLLASGSADRTVHFWDLESFQLVSSTDQSHSTAIRCLYFSQGGECLFAGCHDVLKVYGWEPGRTLDAVPTGWAKVQDIAVAQNQLIGASFHTANVILYVCDLKKIAPLGGVSTADSSFSHGNSLRKSFSRERPPGLKKHTLDVRTIEEADKSGTDPEDEATYADIPNVTAYHDIFQPNRSPEPEEVPPVSSPSSPPPPAPTLLSKPVPVRVQPIKSSPPVQRSAVTSSSQAKTHQTNNGLTRTSKNLASIPPLRQNITPLPGKKLGTSSDIGTLPQPLGPQRSNSTLTPRVAPMAAVLPVMDDGKLKNRAPSPDSPKHYLKRQSSCKDGEQGYESDYPVQINSIRHSPSDPALNRPNSAQSRSTSLNRNFTTSTSLSARNASTTTTFATKKSNKAQVPPNPKVDVRASQLRPSVETTEKEEFVPMSADKPYGLDVETFLPNNFASSTGFGYPQIGVLNEMSEAEVLNSMMRGHESMMTVLTNRHRSLQIIYSLMKHKDLKAAAESAVAMNDLSVIVDLLGILTVKPTMWNLDLCNSLLGPIGDLLQSKYEMYITVGSSALRLILRNFASVIKSNVEAPLHSIGVDVSREERYHKCLSCYEKLQTIRGVLLKKQSTPGKLGATFRELAVLMRSLE is encoded by the exons ATGGCTTCGTCCACGAAGAGGTCATGGAAACTCC AGGATTTCGTTGCCCACACATCCAATGTCAATTGCCTGGCATTGGGTCACAAGTCTGGTCGCGTTTTGGTCACTGGTGGCGACGACAAGAAGGTCAATCTATGGGCAGTCGGCAAGCAGAACTGTATTATG AGCCTGAGTGGCCACACCACTCCAATAGAATGTGTGAGATTCGGGCAAACAGAGGATCTAGTATGCGCTGGCTCGCAAACGGGTGCACTAAAGATCTGGGATTTGGAGCATGCTAAATTGGCTCGCACGTTGACAGGACACAAAGCAGGCATACGCTGCATGGACTTTCATCCTTATGGGGAGTTGCTGGCATCTGGTAGCTCGGACACTGCAATTAAATTGTGGGACATTAGGAGGAGAGGTTGTATTTTCACGTATAAAGGACACAATAGGATGGTGAACAGTTTAAAATTCAGTCCTGATGGTCAATGGATCGCCAGTGCAGGAGAAGAAGGAATGGTTAAG CTGTGGGACTTGAGAGCTGGCAGACAACTTAGAGAATTCTCTGAACACAGAGGTCCTGCCACAACGGTGGAATTTCATCCTCATGAGTTTTTATTAGCCAGTGGCAGCGCGGATAGAACAGTTCATTTCTGGGACCTGGAATCGTTTCAACTTGTGTCCTCTACCGATCAAAGTCACTCCACAGCAATTCG GTGCCTCTATTTCAGTCAGGGTGGAGAATGTCTTTTCGCTGGTTGCCATGATGTGTTAAAGGTGTACGGTTGGGAACCGGGTCGCACGTTGGACGCGGTTCCGACTGGTTGGGCGAAAGTACAGGACATAGCTGTAGCTCAGAACCAGTTG ATCGGTGCAAGTTTTCATACTGCCAATGTCATTTTATACGTATgcgatttaaagaaaatagcGCCGTTGGGAGGTGTATCGACAGCCGACTCGTCGTTTAGTCACGGGAACTCGTTGAGGAAAAGCTTCTCGAGGGAAAGGCCACCCGGCTTGAAGAAACATAC ATTAGATGTACGGACGATCGAGGAGGCGGACAAGTCTGGAACGGACCCAGAAGATGAGGCAACGTACGCGGACATACCTAATGTCACCGCCTATCACGACATCTTTCAACCAAACAGATCAC CGGAGCCAGAGGAAGTTCCACCTGTATCGTCACCGTCATCCCCGCCCCCGCCCGCCCCGACGTTATTGTCGAAGCCAGTACCAGTGCGTGTTCAGCCGATCAAGTCGTCGCCGCCGGTTCAAAGAAGCGCGGTGACTTCGTCGAGTCAGGCGAAGACTCACCAGACGAACAATGGCCTTACTAGGACCTCTAAGAACCTGGCGTCTATACCTCCTCTCAGACAAAACATCACTCCTCTTCCCGGCAAGAAGCTTGGCACTAGCAGCGACATAGGGACGCTTCCACAACCTTTGGGCCCGCAGAGGTCGAACTCGACGTTGACACCGCGGGTGGCGCCGATGGCTGCCGTTCTTCCAGTGATGGACGATGGGAAACTCAAGAATAGAGCACCTAGCCCGGACTCCCCTAAGCATTACTTGAAGAGACAGAGTAGTTGTAAGGATGGAGAACAGGGTTATGAAAGCGATTATCCGGTACA AATTAATAGTATAAGACACAGCCCCTCTGATCCAGCGTTAAACAGGCCGAACTCGGCGCAGTCCAGGTCCACCTCGCTAAATAGGAACTTTACTACCTCAACGTCGCTGTCCGCACGCAACGCTTCCACTACCACCACCTTTGCGACCAAGAAGTCGAACAAAGCTCAAGTGCCCCCGAATCCTAAGGTAGACGTACGGGCGTCTCAACTGAGGCCGAGTGTGGAGACCACGGAGAAGGAGGAATTCGTCCCCATGAGCGCTGACAAACCTTATGGGTTGGACGTTGAAACCTTCTTGCCt AATAATTTCGCGAGTTCGACGGGGTTCGGCTACCCTCAAATCGGAGTTCTGAACGAGATGTCTGAGGCCGAAGTGCTCAACAGCATGATGCGAGGACACGAGTCGATGATGACCGTGCTGACGAATCGTCATCGGTCTTTGCAGATCATCTACTCCCTAATGAAACATAAAGACCTCAAG GCTGCTGCGGAGTCCGCTGTGGCAATGAACGATCTCTCAGTGATCGTCGATCTTTTGGGGATACTGACTGTGAAACC AACAATGTGGAATCTGGACCTATGCAACTCCTTGCTGGGTCCGATCGGAGATCTCCTCCAAAGTAAATACGAAAT GTACATAACCGTGGGTTCGTCGGCGCTTAGGCTGATCCTGCGGAATTTCGCGTCGGTGATAAAATCGAACGTGGAGGCGCCTCTGCACTCGATTGGTGTGGACGTGTCGCGGGAGGAACG ATACCACAAGTGCCTCTCCTGCTACGAGAAGCTGCAGACGATCAGAGGGGTGTTGCTGAAGAAACAGTCGACGCCGGGCAAGCTGGGCGCGACTTTCCGCGAGCTGGCAGTATTAATGAGAAGCCTCGAGTGA
- the Kat80 gene encoding katanin p80 isoform X2, translated as MASSTKRSWKLQDFVAHTSNVNCLALGHKSGRVLVTGGDDKKVNLWAVGKQNCIMSLSGHTTPIECVRFGQTEDLVCAGSQTGALKIWDLEHAKLARTLTGHKAGIRCMDFHPYGELLASGSSDTAIKLWDIRRRGCIFTYKGHNRMVNSLKFSPDGQWIASAGEEGMVKLWDLRAGRQLREFSEHRGPATTVEFHPHEFLLASGSADRTVHFWDLESFQLVSSTDQSHSTAIRCLYFSQGGECLFAGCHDVLKVYGWEPGRTLDAVPTGWAKVQDIAVAQNQLIGASFHTANVILYVCDLKKIAPLGGVSTADSSFSHGNSLRKSFSRERPPGLKKHTLDVRTIEEADKSGTDPEDEATYADIPNVTAYHDIFQPNRSHPTQPQILQNLSTSMSNLNAAEPEEVPPVSSPSSPPPPAPTLLSKPVPVRVQPIKSSPPVQRSAVTSSSQAKTHQTNNGLTRTSKNLASIPPLRQNITPLPGKKLGTSSDIGTLPQPLGPQRSNSTLTPRVAPMAAVLPVMDDGKLKNRAPSPDSPKHYLKRQSSCKDGEQGYESDYPVQINSIRHSPSDPALNRPNSAQSRSTSLNRNFTTSTSLSARNASTTTTFATKKSNKAQVPPNPKVDVRASQLRPSVETTEKEEFVPMSADKPYGLDVETFLPNNFASSTGFGYPQIGVLNEMSEAEVLNSMMRGHESMMTVLTNRHRSLQIIYSLMKHKDLKAAAESAVAMNDLSVIVDLLGILTVKPTMWNLDLCNSLLGPIGDLLQSKYEMYITVGSSALRLILRNFASVIKSNVEAPLHSIGVDVSREERYHKCLSCYEKLQTIRGVLLKKQSTPGKLGATFRELAVLMRSLE; from the exons ATGGCTTCGTCCACGAAGAGGTCATGGAAACTCC AGGATTTCGTTGCCCACACATCCAATGTCAATTGCCTGGCATTGGGTCACAAGTCTGGTCGCGTTTTGGTCACTGGTGGCGACGACAAGAAGGTCAATCTATGGGCAGTCGGCAAGCAGAACTGTATTATG AGCCTGAGTGGCCACACCACTCCAATAGAATGTGTGAGATTCGGGCAAACAGAGGATCTAGTATGCGCTGGCTCGCAAACGGGTGCACTAAAGATCTGGGATTTGGAGCATGCTAAATTGGCTCGCACGTTGACAGGACACAAAGCAGGCATACGCTGCATGGACTTTCATCCTTATGGGGAGTTGCTGGCATCTGGTAGCTCGGACACTGCAATTAAATTGTGGGACATTAGGAGGAGAGGTTGTATTTTCACGTATAAAGGACACAATAGGATGGTGAACAGTTTAAAATTCAGTCCTGATGGTCAATGGATCGCCAGTGCAGGAGAAGAAGGAATGGTTAAG CTGTGGGACTTGAGAGCTGGCAGACAACTTAGAGAATTCTCTGAACACAGAGGTCCTGCCACAACGGTGGAATTTCATCCTCATGAGTTTTTATTAGCCAGTGGCAGCGCGGATAGAACAGTTCATTTCTGGGACCTGGAATCGTTTCAACTTGTGTCCTCTACCGATCAAAGTCACTCCACAGCAATTCG GTGCCTCTATTTCAGTCAGGGTGGAGAATGTCTTTTCGCTGGTTGCCATGATGTGTTAAAGGTGTACGGTTGGGAACCGGGTCGCACGTTGGACGCGGTTCCGACTGGTTGGGCGAAAGTACAGGACATAGCTGTAGCTCAGAACCAGTTG ATCGGTGCAAGTTTTCATACTGCCAATGTCATTTTATACGTATgcgatttaaagaaaatagcGCCGTTGGGAGGTGTATCGACAGCCGACTCGTCGTTTAGTCACGGGAACTCGTTGAGGAAAAGCTTCTCGAGGGAAAGGCCACCCGGCTTGAAGAAACATAC ATTAGATGTACGGACGATCGAGGAGGCGGACAAGTCTGGAACGGACCCAGAAGATGAGGCAACGTACGCGGACATACCTAATGTCACCGCCTATCACGACATCTTTCAACCAAACAGATCAC ATCCCACGCAACCGCAGATACTACAGAATCTTTCTACCTCAATGTCAAATTTGAACGCAGCGGAGCCAGAGGAAGTTCCACCTGTATCGTCACCGTCATCCCCGCCCCCGCCCGCCCCGACGTTATTGTCGAAGCCAGTACCAGTGCGTGTTCAGCCGATCAAGTCGTCGCCGCCGGTTCAAAGAAGCGCGGTGACTTCGTCGAGTCAGGCGAAGACTCACCAGACGAACAATGGCCTTACTAGGACCTCTAAGAACCTGGCGTCTATACCTCCTCTCAGACAAAACATCACTCCTCTTCCCGGCAAGAAGCTTGGCACTAGCAGCGACATAGGGACGCTTCCACAACCTTTGGGCCCGCAGAGGTCGAACTCGACGTTGACACCGCGGGTGGCGCCGATGGCTGCCGTTCTTCCAGTGATGGACGATGGGAAACTCAAGAATAGAGCACCTAGCCCGGACTCCCCTAAGCATTACTTGAAGAGACAGAGTAGTTGTAAGGATGGAGAACAGGGTTATGAAAGCGATTATCCGGTACA AATTAATAGTATAAGACACAGCCCCTCTGATCCAGCGTTAAACAGGCCGAACTCGGCGCAGTCCAGGTCCACCTCGCTAAATAGGAACTTTACTACCTCAACGTCGCTGTCCGCACGCAACGCTTCCACTACCACCACCTTTGCGACCAAGAAGTCGAACAAAGCTCAAGTGCCCCCGAATCCTAAGGTAGACGTACGGGCGTCTCAACTGAGGCCGAGTGTGGAGACCACGGAGAAGGAGGAATTCGTCCCCATGAGCGCTGACAAACCTTATGGGTTGGACGTTGAAACCTTCTTGCCt AATAATTTCGCGAGTTCGACGGGGTTCGGCTACCCTCAAATCGGAGTTCTGAACGAGATGTCTGAGGCCGAAGTGCTCAACAGCATGATGCGAGGACACGAGTCGATGATGACCGTGCTGACGAATCGTCATCGGTCTTTGCAGATCATCTACTCCCTAATGAAACATAAAGACCTCAAG GCTGCTGCGGAGTCCGCTGTGGCAATGAACGATCTCTCAGTGATCGTCGATCTTTTGGGGATACTGACTGTGAAACC AACAATGTGGAATCTGGACCTATGCAACTCCTTGCTGGGTCCGATCGGAGATCTCCTCCAAAGTAAATACGAAAT GTACATAACCGTGGGTTCGTCGGCGCTTAGGCTGATCCTGCGGAATTTCGCGTCGGTGATAAAATCGAACGTGGAGGCGCCTCTGCACTCGATTGGTGTGGACGTGTCGCGGGAGGAACG ATACCACAAGTGCCTCTCCTGCTACGAGAAGCTGCAGACGATCAGAGGGGTGTTGCTGAAGAAACAGTCGACGCCGGGCAAGCTGGGCGCGACTTTCCGCGAGCTGGCAGTATTAATGAGAAGCCTCGAGTGA
- the Kat80 gene encoding katanin p80 isoform X1 yields the protein MASSTKRSWKLQDFVAHTSNVNCLALGHKSGRVLVTGGDDKKVNLWAVGKQNCIMSLSGHTTPIECVRFGQTEDLVCAGSQTGALKIWDLEHAKLARTLTGHKAGIRCMDFHPYGELLASGSSDTAIKLWDIRRRGCIFTYKGHNRMVNSLKFSPDGQWIASAGEEGMVKLWDLRAGRQLREFSEHRGPATTVEFHPHEFLLASGSADRTVHFWDLESFQLVSSTDQSHSTAIRCLYFSQGGECLFAGCHDVLKVYGWEPGRTLDAVPTGWAKVQDIAVAQNQLIGASFHTANVILYVCDLKKIAPLGGVSTADSSFSHGNSLRKSFSRERPPGLKKHTLDVRTIEEADKSGTDPEDEATYADIPNVTAYHDIFQPNRSLSRTPPPEPEAFQEPQDLDPTQPQILQNLSTSMSNLNAAEPEEVPPVSSPSSPPPPAPTLLSKPVPVRVQPIKSSPPVQRSAVTSSSQAKTHQTNNGLTRTSKNLASIPPLRQNITPLPGKKLGTSSDIGTLPQPLGPQRSNSTLTPRVAPMAAVLPVMDDGKLKNRAPSPDSPKHYLKRQSSCKDGEQGYESDYPVQINSIRHSPSDPALNRPNSAQSRSTSLNRNFTTSTSLSARNASTTTTFATKKSNKAQVPPNPKVDVRASQLRPSVETTEKEEFVPMSADKPYGLDVETFLPNNFASSTGFGYPQIGVLNEMSEAEVLNSMMRGHESMMTVLTNRHRSLQIIYSLMKHKDLKAAAESAVAMNDLSVIVDLLGILTVKPTMWNLDLCNSLLGPIGDLLQSKYEMYITVGSSALRLILRNFASVIKSNVEAPLHSIGVDVSREERYHKCLSCYEKLQTIRGVLLKKQSTPGKLGATFRELAVLMRSLE from the exons ATGGCTTCGTCCACGAAGAGGTCATGGAAACTCC AGGATTTCGTTGCCCACACATCCAATGTCAATTGCCTGGCATTGGGTCACAAGTCTGGTCGCGTTTTGGTCACTGGTGGCGACGACAAGAAGGTCAATCTATGGGCAGTCGGCAAGCAGAACTGTATTATG AGCCTGAGTGGCCACACCACTCCAATAGAATGTGTGAGATTCGGGCAAACAGAGGATCTAGTATGCGCTGGCTCGCAAACGGGTGCACTAAAGATCTGGGATTTGGAGCATGCTAAATTGGCTCGCACGTTGACAGGACACAAAGCAGGCATACGCTGCATGGACTTTCATCCTTATGGGGAGTTGCTGGCATCTGGTAGCTCGGACACTGCAATTAAATTGTGGGACATTAGGAGGAGAGGTTGTATTTTCACGTATAAAGGACACAATAGGATGGTGAACAGTTTAAAATTCAGTCCTGATGGTCAATGGATCGCCAGTGCAGGAGAAGAAGGAATGGTTAAG CTGTGGGACTTGAGAGCTGGCAGACAACTTAGAGAATTCTCTGAACACAGAGGTCCTGCCACAACGGTGGAATTTCATCCTCATGAGTTTTTATTAGCCAGTGGCAGCGCGGATAGAACAGTTCATTTCTGGGACCTGGAATCGTTTCAACTTGTGTCCTCTACCGATCAAAGTCACTCCACAGCAATTCG GTGCCTCTATTTCAGTCAGGGTGGAGAATGTCTTTTCGCTGGTTGCCATGATGTGTTAAAGGTGTACGGTTGGGAACCGGGTCGCACGTTGGACGCGGTTCCGACTGGTTGGGCGAAAGTACAGGACATAGCTGTAGCTCAGAACCAGTTG ATCGGTGCAAGTTTTCATACTGCCAATGTCATTTTATACGTATgcgatttaaagaaaatagcGCCGTTGGGAGGTGTATCGACAGCCGACTCGTCGTTTAGTCACGGGAACTCGTTGAGGAAAAGCTTCTCGAGGGAAAGGCCACCCGGCTTGAAGAAACATAC ATTAGATGTACGGACGATCGAGGAGGCGGACAAGTCTGGAACGGACCCAGAAGATGAGGCAACGTACGCGGACATACCTAATGTCACCGCCTATCACGACATCTTTCAACCAAACAGATCAC TGTCTCGCACTCCACCTCCAGAACCCGAGGCTTTCCAGGAGCCTCAAGATTTAG ATCCCACGCAACCGCAGATACTACAGAATCTTTCTACCTCAATGTCAAATTTGAACGCAGCGGAGCCAGAGGAAGTTCCACCTGTATCGTCACCGTCATCCCCGCCCCCGCCCGCCCCGACGTTATTGTCGAAGCCAGTACCAGTGCGTGTTCAGCCGATCAAGTCGTCGCCGCCGGTTCAAAGAAGCGCGGTGACTTCGTCGAGTCAGGCGAAGACTCACCAGACGAACAATGGCCTTACTAGGACCTCTAAGAACCTGGCGTCTATACCTCCTCTCAGACAAAACATCACTCCTCTTCCCGGCAAGAAGCTTGGCACTAGCAGCGACATAGGGACGCTTCCACAACCTTTGGGCCCGCAGAGGTCGAACTCGACGTTGACACCGCGGGTGGCGCCGATGGCTGCCGTTCTTCCAGTGATGGACGATGGGAAACTCAAGAATAGAGCACCTAGCCCGGACTCCCCTAAGCATTACTTGAAGAGACAGAGTAGTTGTAAGGATGGAGAACAGGGTTATGAAAGCGATTATCCGGTACA AATTAATAGTATAAGACACAGCCCCTCTGATCCAGCGTTAAACAGGCCGAACTCGGCGCAGTCCAGGTCCACCTCGCTAAATAGGAACTTTACTACCTCAACGTCGCTGTCCGCACGCAACGCTTCCACTACCACCACCTTTGCGACCAAGAAGTCGAACAAAGCTCAAGTGCCCCCGAATCCTAAGGTAGACGTACGGGCGTCTCAACTGAGGCCGAGTGTGGAGACCACGGAGAAGGAGGAATTCGTCCCCATGAGCGCTGACAAACCTTATGGGTTGGACGTTGAAACCTTCTTGCCt AATAATTTCGCGAGTTCGACGGGGTTCGGCTACCCTCAAATCGGAGTTCTGAACGAGATGTCTGAGGCCGAAGTGCTCAACAGCATGATGCGAGGACACGAGTCGATGATGACCGTGCTGACGAATCGTCATCGGTCTTTGCAGATCATCTACTCCCTAATGAAACATAAAGACCTCAAG GCTGCTGCGGAGTCCGCTGTGGCAATGAACGATCTCTCAGTGATCGTCGATCTTTTGGGGATACTGACTGTGAAACC AACAATGTGGAATCTGGACCTATGCAACTCCTTGCTGGGTCCGATCGGAGATCTCCTCCAAAGTAAATACGAAAT GTACATAACCGTGGGTTCGTCGGCGCTTAGGCTGATCCTGCGGAATTTCGCGTCGGTGATAAAATCGAACGTGGAGGCGCCTCTGCACTCGATTGGTGTGGACGTGTCGCGGGAGGAACG ATACCACAAGTGCCTCTCCTGCTACGAGAAGCTGCAGACGATCAGAGGGGTGTTGCTGAAGAAACAGTCGACGCCGGGCAAGCTGGGCGCGACTTTCCGCGAGCTGGCAGTATTAATGAGAAGCCTCGAGTGA